The genome window GCTTCCGCTTGCTTCCATTGCAGGCCCATGCGTCCGCCGTCGATCGCGAGCGCTCCGTCGTAGAAGCGTGTGGCGCCGTAATGCTCGCCGCGCGCCATGGCGGCATCGCCCCATTTCGTCCATTGCTCGATGCTCTGCGCATCCACGCGGATAGCTGCACAGAGTAGGACGATGCAGGCCAATGATCTCTTCATCACGCTGTTTGCCAAAGTCCTATCCGCGTTCATCGGTGTCCATCCGTGGTTCAATCGGCGCCGCGCATCAGTGGTTCATCACAATTGCTCGGGACAAGCCTTGAAGCGCACCGGCACCGGCGGACGTTTCTTCCAGATGCGGATCGCCGTGAACTCGATGGCGCCGCGGTTCCGGCTGGCGGGCACCAGGTCGCTGGTGTTGATGTCGTAGCTCATGCCGAAGGTCCAGTCGTCGCGCTCCAGGCCGGCGAAGATGAAGCCGGCGTCGCGTGCGCGCAGGTGAACGCCTGCAAGGAGGGCGCGCTTCAGGCCGTAGCGCTCGAGCAGGATGTACCGCGCATTGGCGCCGAGGTCGAATTCGCGGAAGGTGCCCTGCGCCATCCACCGGATCGCAGGCAGCACGTCGATGTCGTCATGCACACGAACGGAAAGGAGGGCGTGCAGGTCCGCGCGGCGGTCGAGCGGGATGCTGGGCTCGTTGAGGAAGCCGACGCCGGGCTTGGTGAGGTTGTAGAGTCCGAAGCCCGCTTGCAGCCAGTTGCGCGGCGAGTGGACGAAGCGATAGACGATGCCGGCATGGATATCCTCGTGCAGCAGCCCATAGCGCTGGAAGTCCTCGCCGTTGTCGCGGCTGGGATCGTAGGTGAAGCCGTTGTACTGCGCGTCGAAGCTCAGACCGCTGTTGTCGATGGTGAGCGAGGTGAGGCCGAACTGCGCGCCGACCGTGAGCGAGTGGCGATCGCGCGCATCGAGGGTCTCGGTCCAGCTGCCGCCGAGGCTGAAGTGGAATTGGTTCATGCGGCTGTCGCCCGCGCGGTCGTTGAAGAGCCAGGCACCGAGGCCAAGGCCCTTGACGCCATTGAAGTCGCGCGCATCACCACCCAGCCCGAAGGTGCGGTAGGGCACCGTGACCGATCGCCATTGCTGACGGAAGACGCCATGCGCGCGGTAGTCACCATCGAACTGCCCGATCGCCCCGGGATTCAATCCCATGGGCACGTTGAAGAACTGCGAGAAGTGGATGTCCTGGGCGGACGTGTTCTGCGCTGTCATCAGCAACGAGAAGAGCAATACGATCCAAGCGCTCTGCGAGTGGTGAGTGGTGAGTGGTGAGTGGGGCGCACCCAGCACAGAAGCTGCGCCCCACTCACCACTCACCACTTGGTACTCACCACTCGCGCGTTTCATCGCACCACGGTCACATTGCCCTTCGTGAAGTACTCCTGACCATCGATGCACCAGACCTTCAGGTGGTACACGAAGACGGCCGGATCCACCAGCTTTCCCTTGTACTCGCCGTTCCAGCCGAAGGAGGGATCCGTGCTCTCGAAGACCTTCTCGCCCCAGCGGTCGAAGACCTTGAATTCCATGCGTTCGATGTGGCGGCCGCGCACGAAGAGCACGTCGTTCGCGCCATCGCCGTTGGGCGTGAAGGTGTTCGGCACGAAGATGTCCGGCTCCTCGCAGCGCAATTCGTACACCCTGACGGTGACCGGAATGGAGCGCGTGCAGGTGCCATCGCTCACGGTGGCGGTGAAGGTGGTGGTCTGCTGAATGACCGCTGTGGGGTTCGCGATGGCGGGATCGCTCACAGCGCCGGCGGGCTGCCATGAATAGGTCACGCCCGCGCTCGGAGTGGCCAGCAATTGCACGGTGGTGCCCGGAAGCACGAGCGTTTGATCCGCCGTTGCGGTTACCGTGTTCCCGAAGAGCGGCGAGACATTCACGGTGACGGTGCCAGACCACGAACAGCCGAGCGGAGAGCTCACGCTAACGCCGTAGGTGGTCGCTTCCACCGGCGCGACAAGGGCCGATGCGGTGCCTTGCCCGTTGATGATGTCCTCTGCAGGTGACCAAGCGATGCTGGAGCCGGGGTCGGCGCCGCTCACCGTGAGCACGGCGGTATCGCCCGCGCAGATCCCTTGCTCACCGCTCACGGCGATGGCTCCGAGTGAAATGGTGACCTGCACACTGTCGCGCGCGGTACAGATGGAGCCATTGCTCACGCGGATGTGATAGGTGCCGCTCACGGCGGGCGCAACGGTGCCGGTGCTGTCTGAGAAGGTGCTGTTCAGGATGTCAGTGAACTGCGCGTTGCTGCTCCAATGCCAGGTGTTCGCCGTGCCGAAGCTGGTGGCGATGAGATCGAATGAAGCGATCGGCCCGCAGATGAGCGTGTCGTTCATGGCCTGCAGCGATGGGCCCGCGGCGGCGATGGTCACCGTGCGCGTGGTGACGTCCTGACCGTTGCAGGTAACGGGACTCGTGGCCGTGAGGGTCACGGTGTAGGTGCCAGGCTGCGCATAGCTGTGCGTGGGGCTGAACGCCGTGGAGGTCTGGCTGTCGCCGAAATCCCACAGGTAGCTCGTGGCGCCGCTGCTCAGGTTGGTGAAGGCGACGCTCAAGGGCGCGCACACGGTATCGGGGGCGAGGAAGGCCGCGATGGTGAGCGGTGCATCGAAATCGAACTTGAGGACGCCGTTGTTGCAGCCGCTGCTGTTGTTGGTGGCGCTCCAGGCCCCTGGCGTAGTGGGGAAATCGTCGTTGTTCTGGCAGCCGGCGCACACGCTCTGGTACACGCGCCCGCGCCGGTCGAAGCGGCTTGTGCCGCCATCGACATGCTCGGGGCTCTGCGCACCGCCGTAGTATGTGGCGTAGTCGAGCGCGGTCATGTCGATGTCGAAAACCGCGAGGTAGAGGTCGTGGCCGGCCGTGGTGCCTTGGTGCGCATCGGCGGTGACGGGCAGGCCCGTGGTGGTGAGGCCGCCGCCCAGTCCGCCCGCGCTGCTGCCCCACCCGCTCGTGTAGATCTTGTCGCAGACATCCACGAGGAAGGCCGTGGGCGAGATGTCCGGCGTGCCATCGCCTGCGCCCACGCGAGAGCTCAGCAGCACATTGCTCAGATTGGGATCGAGCTTGGTGATGAATTGCCCGCCGCCGGGAATGTTGTACGGCGCATTCTGGATCAGCTGACCGTTGGGCGCGTTGGTTTGCCCGAAGAGGAAGGCATTGCCGGGCTGGTCCAGCTCGATGAAATAGGCTTGATCATACCCGCTGCTTCCCCAGTAGGTGAGCCGTTCGATGATGCCGCCATCGGCACTGAAGCGTGCCGCGAAGGCATCCGCAGGCCCGCCGTTGAAAGCCCCCTGCACCGCGCCGCTGCTCACCGGCAGATCGCTGCTCACCGTTCCGCCGCACACATACAAGCGGCCTTGCGCGTCGAGGTCGCCGTTGTAGCACGCATCGGCTCCGCTGCCGCCGAGGTAGCTGCCGAACTGCAATTGCGTGAGCTGCGGATTGAAGCGCGCCACATAGCCATCGTGGCTGCCGCCGCCGAAGGCGCCCTGCGCTGAACCGGCGGTGGTGGGCATGTTCTGGGTCTGCGTGCAGCTCACCACCCACACGCGGCCCTGGGGGTCGAGGAGCACTTCGCCGCGGACCTCATCCGCGTAGTTGAATTTCAGTCCGGTGGCGGTATTGAGGCCATCGTTCGCGGCGCCGCCGAGGTAGGTGCTGCCGATCAGCGCGCTGCCATCGGCGCTGAGGCGCGCCACCACCATGTCGCTGCCGTTCGGGTATGAGATGCCCAGGCCTGCAGGGGTCACGGCGCTGCCGCCGCCGAAGCTGTTGTCGTAGGTGGTGGCCGGCGTGGGGAAATCCGTGGAGCCGGTTGTTCCGAGCACGACGAGCTGATCGTTGCCATCAACGAACAGGCTGTGCGGCATCTCATCGCCGTTGCCGCCGAGGTAGGTGCTCCACACGAGGAAGGTGCCCGTGGTGTCGTACTTGGTGATCGCGATGTCGGTGCCGCCGTTCTGCTGGCCCGCACCGCCGGCCCATTGCGTCTGATAGGCGCCGGTGGTCACGGGGAACTGGTTGCCGAAAGCCGTGCTGCCGGCATAAAGGAAGCCGAGCTGATCGAAGCTGGCCGTGTAGCCGAAGTTGTTGCTGAAGGACCCCGAGTAGGTGGCGAAGCGCAAGGTGGGGTCGATGATGAGGGGGTGGCGCTTGTCGTAGTCGCCGGGCTTGAAGCCGACGATCCCATCACGCAGCGTGTAGCGGCAATGCACCGTTCGCCGTTCGCCATCGATCTCCTGGTAGGCGATGGGGATGCGCTCCGTGAGCCTGCCGAGCGAGGTGTGCACCACGAGCGCCGCGCCGCGCAGCTCCACCTTGTCGGCGCCCTCGAAGGCGATGCGGATGGCCGCGGGATCAGCGCCCGGGGCGACCACCAGATCGTACTTCGCGCCGCTGCGCCCTGCGCGGAACACGGCATCGCAACCGGGTGCTATCGCCCTCAGGCTCATTTCGGCGAAGGCGCGCGCACCGCCCGCCCATCGTTTCGGATCGCGGCCCAGGAAATAGCTGTGGAGGCCCGTGAGCCTTTGCGCGGCATCGGCCCTGCCTCCGGCTGTGGCGCTCACGAAGCGCATACACACGGCGTGGTGACGCAGCGTCTCCGGCAGCGGGTCCTTCACATTGGCATGAGCATCGTGCAGGGCCTTGGCGTCGAATAGGTCGAAGAGCACGGCATCGTCCTGCGCCCAGAGCACCACGCCATCGAGCTCGGCCCTGTAGCGGACGGCATCGGGCCATTGCCCCTTGTTCTCGATGAAGCGGGCCTGACCGGAACAGGCGACCGCCGCGATCGCTGCGAGGAAAGAGAGGAGTCCGTTGCGCACCTGCATCATGCCCGGCCGAATGTAGCGCCGCGCGTGGTGGAAGATGGACGCTTGGCGCGTGGGCGGCGTGGCCCGGTGGTTCTTGGATGACCAAGCTCAGCATGCTCGCAGGTCGCATCCGCAGAGCGCCGGTGCAGGCGAAAGAGGAGCACGGCTGCATCGGTGGCATAGGAGCGCCATGGTGAACCCTGCATTCGAAGAGGACGGTGCCGCAGGGTCCGCCCCGCCCGCCCGCTTGCCTTACGCGGCGAGACCCATCGGAGGCAGGGGAATGGTTACTTTCGGCGAAGACCCTGCAGAGATGAAATTCAACTCACGATGAATGATTGAGTACATCACATACTTTGTCTATCACCGCGCCTCCATTCACGCCGAAAGAACAGGTGTCGATGTGCAATCCAGTAGCGCCTTGTTCGACGCAGCAATATGGCTAGCGCTCATCGTGCTCGTGAATCTGGCATTCTTGGCGCTATGTACTCTGACCATGATATCAACAAGTGCACTAGAAGGAATCCCTGACATTCCTTACACGACCAAGTACAAAGCAGGCTTGTGCATAACGATATTTATGTTGTTGTGCGAGTATCTTGCATACCGAAGGTTCAAGAGTCGGGTTCATACATATTTCCACACATTTGAGCATGAGTCCGCCGCAAGAAGAAAGGAGCGAATGCTCGCGAACAAGTGGATCTATCGCGTTACGACAGTACTTGGCTGCCTTGCTTTGTGTTGTGTGCTTTTTAACCGATGGCGGCATGCGGGAACAATACTCTGAGTACAGTATACACCGATGCCGCCACCAACAAGTACCGCAGCTGTAGGCTTCCCCTGTTTTCGGGCCGATCATTACAAGAGGCACCAGGGGCATGGTGTTAGTCTTGGATGGCCGCTGGCAGCCGGTACCCGAGCCAGATTCACGGCGATTCACCCATTGGTAAAATGAGGCGCTGGAACTCTGAATGCTGAGGGCCTAATTGCTCTACCGCTTCGCGCCGAATTCCACGCGCACGGCATCGCCCTCGTGCAGGCCCAGCAGCTTTGAAGCTTTTGCCCACGCAGGGTCTTCGCCGATCGCCCGCCCACGCGCGAATACCTCCGCATGGGTCTCGCCGCGCATTGAATGGTGCGCGAGCGAGGCGGACCCTGCGGGACCGGAGCCGCAATTTCCGACTGTAGGCTTACCCTGTTTTCGGGCCGATCATAACAATAGGCACCAAGGGCATGGTGTGAGACTTGGATGGCCGCTGGCAGCCGGTACCCGAGCCAGAACCACGGCGATTCCTCCTTCGGTAAACCGAGGCGCTGGAATTCTGAACGCTTAGGGGCTAATTGCTCTACCGCTTCGCGCCGAACTCCACGCGAACGGCATCGCCCTCGTGCAGGCCCAGCAGCTTGGAATCGCCGCCGCCGTTGCCATCGCTGCCCTTGTTCACGGCGATCTCCAAGTGCCCGCTGGCATTGAAGAAGGCCAGGCACACGCCGTTGGGCACATCGCCGTAGGTGGAATGGATCTTCGTGAGGTCGTTGGCGGTGCGGCCGAAGCGGATGCGGAACGTGCGCCCGCCGTGCATCTCGTCGAAGAGCGCGCGCTTGATGTTGGTCATCACGTTGCCGTAATGGTCAACGTAGGTGGCGCGGCCCACGATGGCGTTCTCCTGGATCGAGGGCGCGAAGCCGATGAGCTCGCGCAGCGCCGTCATCTTGCGCCCGATGGTCTCTGCCGTGCCGCCGCGCGCCAGGTGGCAGGCCGCTTTCACGAACACCGAGCGCGTAGGGAATGCGGCATGGTGGTCGTCGAGCTTCATGGTGAGCTCGAAGGCCTCGTAGGGCTTGCCCTCGAAGACCAGCGGCAGGATCCCATTGTCGGCGGTGATGAAGTGGTGCCCCTCATGGCGCGCCACCACGTGCGCGGTGATGGCATCGGCCTCAGGGTTCACGCCGATGATGTGGATGCTGCCGGACGGGAAGGCGGGGAAGGCGTTGCGGGCCACATGCGCCGCCATGGCCGTGTGGAAGGGCTTCACCTCGTGCGTGATGTCCACCACCGTTGCGCCCGGCTCCTGCTGCATGATCGCCGCCTTCACCACGGCCACATAATGGTCCTTGGTGCCCATGTCGGTGGTGAGGGTGATGATCGCCATCGCGCGTGGTGGATAGCCTCTACCTTCGGGCGGTCAAAACTAGAGGGCGGTGAAACGCCATTCCGGGAAGTTCTCAACACACCGCCGCTGAACCTTGAGCGAGAAGCTGATCACCATCACGGGCGTTGATCCCGTGGATATCCTCGGCGCCAACGACGCCAACCTGCGGATCATCCGCAGCCTCTTCCCCAAGCTCAGCCTCGTGGCGCGCGGCGACACCGTGAAGGTGAGCGGCGCCCCCGAGGACATCGCGCTCTTCGACGCGCGCTTCGCGGAGCTGCTGGGCCATGTGGCCAAGTACAACGAGCTGCCGCGCAAGGTGCTCGACGATATCATGGGCGGCGGCGATGCCCCCCGCGATGGCGGAGACGGTGAGGACGGCGTGCTCGTGTTCGGCAACGCCGGCTTGCGCGTGAAGGCCCGCACGCCCAATCAGCAGCGCTTGGTGGAGGCCGTGCGCGAGAGCGACATGGTGTTCGCCATCGGCCCGGCCGGAACCGGCAAGACCTACACGGCGGTGGCCCTCGCGGTGAAGGCGCTGAAGGAGCGCAGCGTGCGCCGCATCATCCTGACACGTCCTGCGGTGGAGGCGGGGGAGAACCTCGGCTTCCTGCCCGGCGACCTGCGCGAGAAGCTCGATCCTTACCTGCAGCCCCTGTATGATGCGCTGAAGGACATGCTCCCGGCAGCGCGCCTGAGCGAATACCTGGAGGAAGGCGTGATCCAGATCGCGCCGCTGGCTTTCATGCGCGGCCGCACGCTCGACAATGCCTTCGTGATCCTCGATGAAGCGCAGAACGCCACGCTCCCGCAGGTGAAGATGTTCCTCACGCGCATGGGCCGCAACGCCAAGTTCGTCATCACCGGCGATGTGACCCAGGTGGACCTGCCTGACCGGCAGCCCAGCGGATTGATGCCGGCGGTTGATATGCTTCGGCAGGTGCCGGGCATCGCCATCATTGAGCTCGATGTGCGCGACGTGATCCGGCACGAGCTTGTGACGCGCGTGCTGGGCGCGTTCGCGGAGCATGAGCGGAAGGGGGAGGGATGAGGGGAGGGAATTTGAATGAAGAATGAAGAATGAAGAATGTAGAATGAAGAATGGAGAATGTAAAATGGAGAATGGAGAATGAAGAATGGAGAATGAAGAATGAAGAACGAAGAAGGGGACTAGCATGACCACGACCGATACCACGCTCATCCGCAGCGAACTGAGCCACCCGTTGATCCAGAAGGTCTATCGCGGCAAGGTGCGCGATGTGTATACCCTGAGCGATGGCCGCATCATCCTGGTGGCCAGTGACCGCATCAGCGCATTCGATGTGGTGCTGCCGCGCGGCATCCCGCACAAGGGCCAGGTGCTGAGCCAGCTCAGCTGGCATATGCTGAAGGCCACGGCTGCCATCGCTCCGAATTGGGCCACCGCCCAGCCCGATCCCAACGTGGTGATCGGCCACGCCTGCGAGACGGTGAAGGTGGAGATGGTGGTGCGCGGCTTCCTTGCTGGCCATGCCTGGCGCACCTATGCCGAAGGCAAGCGCATGCTCTGCGGTGCCCCGCTCCCGGAAGGATTGAAGGAGAGCGATCGCCTGCCCGGGCCGATCATCACCCCCAGCACCAAGGCCGACGAGGGCCACGATGAGGACATCACGCCCGATGAGATCCTCTCGCGCGGACTGTGCACCTCCGAGGAATGGTCAACCATGAGCCGCTATGCCCTGGCGCTCTTCGCGGAGGGATCACGCATGGCCGAGGAGCGCGGCCTGCTGCTCGTTGATACCAAGTACGAATTCGGCCGCGCAGCCGATGGCCGCATCCTGCTCATTGATGAGGTGCATACGCCCGACAGCTCGCGCTACTTCCATGCCGATGGCTTTGCTGAACGGCAGGCCAAGGGCGAGCGGCAGAAGCAATTGAGCAAGGAGTTCGTGCGCGAGTGGCTCATCGCCGGCGGCTTCATGGGCAAAGAGGGCCAGCAGGTGCCGGTGATGGACGATGCGTTCGTGCAGAGCGTCACGGACCGCTATGTGGAATTGTATGAGCGGATCACGGGCAAAGCGTTCGTGCCCGCGGATACCAGCGACATCAATGCGCGCATCCAGCATGCGCTGAATGAGCACCTCGGCTGATCGCGGCTGGCATCCACGCGCACCTGCCAACGTCTTCAACCGCCATCTTCGCCCCAATCCATTCGCATGCCCGTTTCACTCGTCACCGGAGGCGCCGGCTTCATGGGCGCCCATGTCGTCAAGGAATTGCTGTCGCTAGGACACACTGTTGTGGCGCTCGATGACCTCAGCGGCGGCTTCGCCGATCAGGTGGATCCGCGCGCCGTCTTCGTGCAAGGCAGCATCACCGACCATGACCTGGTCGAGCGCCTCTTCGCCGAGCACCGCTTCGATTACGTGTACCACCTGGCCGCTTATGCCGCCGAGGGCCTCAGCCATTTCATCCGCCGCTTCAACTACACCAACAACCTCATCGGCAGCATCAACCTGATCAATGCCAGCGTGCGCCACGGGGTGAAGTGCTTCGTGTTCACCAGCAGCATCGCCGTGTACGGGGCATTGCCGCCGCCCATGCGCGAGGACATGGTGCCCAAGCCCGAGGACCCCTATGGCGTAGCCAAGTATGCCGTGGAGATGGACCTCTACGCCGCCCGGCACATGTTCGGGCTGGAGTACGTGGTGGTCCGCCCGCACAACGTCTATGGCGAGTACCAGAACCTCGGCGACCGCTACCGCAACGTGGTGGGCATCTTCATGAACCAGTTGATGCAGGGCCAGCCCATGACCGTGTTCGGCGATGGCGAGCAGAAGCGCGCCTTCACCTACATCGGCGATATCGCGCCGATCATCGCCACGGCGGCGCTCACGCCCTCGGCCTTCGGTGAGGTCTTCAACGTGGGCGCCGACACGCCTTGCACCGTGAACCAATTGGCCACGCTGGTGCAGGAGGCGATGGGGATCAAGGGTGAAGTGAGACACCTCGACGCCCGCAATGAGGTCGTCTTCGCCTTCAGCGACCACAGTAAGGTGGAGCGCATCTTCGGCAAGCGACGGGAGACCACATTGGCCGAAGGACTTGCGCGCATGGCGCCCTGGGCCAGGGCAACCGGCGCCCGCGAGAGCAGCCGATTCAGCCACA of Flavobacteriales bacterium contains these proteins:
- a CDS encoding NAD-dependent epimerase/dehydratase family protein, yielding MPVSLVTGGAGFMGAHVVKELLSLGHTVVALDDLSGGFADQVDPRAVFVQGSITDHDLVERLFAEHRFDYVYHLAAYAAEGLSHFIRRFNYTNNLIGSINLINASVRHGVKCFVFTSSIAVYGALPPPMREDMVPKPEDPYGVAKYAVEMDLYAARHMFGLEYVVVRPHNVYGEYQNLGDRYRNVVGIFMNQLMQGQPMTVFGDGEQKRAFTYIGDIAPIIATAALTPSAFGEVFNVGADTPCTVNQLATLVQEAMGIKGEVRHLDARNEVVFAFSDHSKVERIFGKRRETTLAEGLARMAPWARATGARESSRFSHIEIEQGLPPSWMVK
- a CDS encoding PorP/SprF family type IX secretion system membrane protein; the encoded protein is MKRASGEYQVVSGEWGAASVLGAPHSPLTTHHSQSAWIVLLFSLLMTAQNTSAQDIHFSQFFNVPMGLNPGAIGQFDGDYRAHGVFRQQWRSVTVPYRTFGLGGDARDFNGVKGLGLGAWLFNDRAGDSRMNQFHFSLGGSWTETLDARDRHSLTVGAQFGLTSLTIDNSGLSFDAQYNGFTYDPSRDNGEDFQRYGLLHEDIHAGIVYRFVHSPRNWLQAGFGLYNLTKPGVGFLNEPSIPLDRRADLHALLSVRVHDDIDVLPAIRWMAQGTFREFDLGANARYILLERYGLKRALLAGVHLRARDAGFIFAGLERDDWTFGMSYDINTSDLVPASRNRGAIEFTAIRIWKKRPPVPVRFKACPEQL
- a CDS encoding SAM-dependent chlorinase/fluorinase produces the protein MAIITLTTDMGTKDHYVAVVKAAIMQQEPGATVVDITHEVKPFHTAMAAHVARNAFPAFPSGSIHIIGVNPEADAITAHVVARHEGHHFITADNGILPLVFEGKPYEAFELTMKLDDHHAAFPTRSVFVKAACHLARGGTAETIGRKMTALRELIGFAPSIQENAIVGRATYVDHYGNVMTNIKRALFDEMHGGRTFRIRFGRTANDLTKIHSTYGDVPNGVCLAFFNASGHLEIAVNKGSDGNGGGDSKLLGLHEGDAVRVEFGAKR
- a CDS encoding gliding motility-associated C-terminal domain-containing protein; the encoded protein is MMQVRNGLLSFLAAIAAVACSGQARFIENKGQWPDAVRYRAELDGVVLWAQDDAVLFDLFDAKALHDAHANVKDPLPETLRHHAVCMRFVSATAGGRADAAQRLTGLHSYFLGRDPKRWAGGARAFAEMSLRAIAPGCDAVFRAGRSGAKYDLVVAPGADPAAIRIAFEGADKVELRGAALVVHTSLGRLTERIPIAYQEIDGERRTVHCRYTLRDGIVGFKPGDYDKRHPLIIDPTLRFATYSGSFSNNFGYTASFDQLGFLYAGSTAFGNQFPVTTGAYQTQWAGGAGQQNGGTDIAITKYDTTGTFLVWSTYLGGNGDEMPHSLFVDGNDQLVVLGTTGSTDFPTPATTYDNSFGGGSAVTPAGLGISYPNGSDMVVARLSADGSALIGSTYLGGAANDGLNTATGLKFNYADEVRGEVLLDPQGRVWVVSCTQTQNMPTTAGSAQGAFGGGSHDGYVARFNPQLTQLQFGSYLGGSGADACYNGDLDAQGRLYVCGGTVSSDLPVSSGAVQGAFNGGPADAFAARFSADGGIIERLTYWGSSGYDQAYFIELDQPGNAFLFGQTNAPNGQLIQNAPYNIPGGGQFITKLDPNLSNVLLSSRVGAGDGTPDISPTAFLVDVCDKIYTSGWGSSAGGLGGGLTTTGLPVTADAHQGTTAGHDLYLAVFDIDMTALDYATYYGGAQSPEHVDGGTSRFDRRGRVYQSVCAGCQNNDDFPTTPGAWSATNNSSGCNNGVLKFDFDAPLTIAAFLAPDTVCAPLSVAFTNLSSGATSYLWDFGDSQTSTAFSPTHSYAQPGTYTVTLTATSPVTCNGQDVTTRTVTIAAAGPSLQAMNDTLICGPIASFDLIATSFGTANTWHWSSNAQFTDILNSTFSDSTGTVAPAVSGTYHIRVSNGSICTARDSVQVTISLGAIAVSGEQGICAGDTAVLTVSGADPGSSIAWSPAEDIINGQGTASALVAPVEATTYGVSVSSPLGCSWSGTVTVNVSPLFGNTVTATADQTLVLPGTTVQLLATPSAGVTYSWQPAGAVSDPAIANPTAVIQQTTTFTATVSDGTCTRSIPVTVRVYELRCEEPDIFVPNTFTPNGDGANDVLFVRGRHIERMEFKVFDRWGEKVFESTDPSFGWNGEYKGKLVDPAVFVYHLKVWCIDGQEYFTKGNVTVVR
- a CDS encoding phosphoribosylaminoimidazolesuccinocarboxamide synthase, with translation MTTTDTTLIRSELSHPLIQKVYRGKVRDVYTLSDGRIILVASDRISAFDVVLPRGIPHKGQVLSQLSWHMLKATAAIAPNWATAQPDPNVVIGHACETVKVEMVVRGFLAGHAWRTYAEGKRMLCGAPLPEGLKESDRLPGPIITPSTKADEGHDEDITPDEILSRGLCTSEEWSTMSRYALALFAEGSRMAEERGLLLVDTKYEFGRAADGRILLIDEVHTPDSSRYFHADGFAERQAKGERQKQLSKEFVREWLIAGGFMGKEGQQVPVMDDAFVQSVTDRYVELYERITGKAFVPADTSDINARIQHALNEHLG
- a CDS encoding PhoH family protein, with translation MSEKLITITGVDPVDILGANDANLRIIRSLFPKLSLVARGDTVKVSGAPEDIALFDARFAELLGHVAKYNELPRKVLDDIMGGGDAPRDGGDGEDGVLVFGNAGLRVKARTPNQQRLVEAVRESDMVFAIGPAGTGKTYTAVALAVKALKERSVRRIILTRPAVEAGENLGFLPGDLREKLDPYLQPLYDALKDMLPAARLSEYLEEGVIQIAPLAFMRGRTLDNAFVILDEAQNATLPQVKMFLTRMGRNAKFVITGDVTQVDLPDRQPSGLMPAVDMLRQVPGIAIIELDVRDVIRHELVTRVLGAFAEHERKGEG